DNA sequence from the Chryseobacterium indicum genome:
TTTACGAAGCAAAAGTGGCATTTAAGCCCGGAACAGATTATAAATATTCCAACGCAGGAACACAGATCGCAGGTGATATTCTGGAAAAAGTATATCATAAAAGCTATGAAAAATTACTTTCAGAATATATAACCAAACCTCTGAAAATGAATCATACAATAATTAGTACAGATTCAGTAAAGCTCATGACCTGTTATAATGAAAAGGGTAAAGTAATGCCCAGAAATGTTACAACGATCATGGCTCCAACAGGAGGGATTCTTTCTACCACAGAAGATTTGGTAAAATATATGCAGTATCACCTCAGCCAAAATGATAAATACGTAGCCTTGTCACATACTCCTGTTGTAAAAACTGAAGGCGATCAGACAGGATTATTTTGGAGAATCCATACCTATGAAGACGGGACAAAAACAATTTATCATACAGGAGGAACATTTGGTTTTTCCGGTGTTCTTCAGATTTATCCTTCAGAAAACATGGGAGTTGTTATATTATCCAATGAATCCGACGGAGAATCTCAGGGAAAGCTACAGGATATTGTAGAAAGTATATTAAAAAACAGCAGTAAAATAAATTAAAAAAATCGAATGAAAAACATAGCAGCTTTAGCGCTTATCTCAACCATAGCCATTGTTTCGTGCAACAAAAAAGAAACGGCAAAAATTACAAAAGTAGATCCTAAAACCGGAAAAACGATTACGGTGGAAGTTCCGGCAGATTCTGTAGCGAAAGTGGAGGAAAATCCTGCGATTAAAGATTCAGCGGGTGTGTATACGCAGACTTT
Encoded proteins:
- a CDS encoding serine hydrolase domain-containing protein, with protein sequence MKIKILLPFCFAIACNAQNKNIPTDNPLKTNLDKLVQREASVYMEDPARVGISIGIFKDGKSYFYNYGTTELGKLKLPTSKSVYEIASITKTFTGTLLAHALIDRKIKLNDDIRKYLNGNYTNLEFDKQPITIAHLTNHSSGLPQFLPDQSETFKKPMDSVAFALSKFYKNYSKKKFYEDLYEAKVAFKPGTDYKYSNAGTQIAGDILEKVYHKSYEKLLSEYITKPLKMNHTIISTDSVKLMTCYNEKGKVMPRNVTTIMAPTGGILSTTEDLVKYMQYHLSQNDKYVALSHTPVVKTEGDQTGLFWRIHTYEDGTKTIYHTGGTFGFSGVLQIYPSENMGVVILSNESDGESQGKLQDIVESILKNSSKIN